One genomic region from Nostoc sphaeroides encodes:
- the carB gene encoding carbamoyl-phosphate synthase large subunit has translation MPRRDDLRKILLLGSGPIVIGQACEFDYSGTQACKALREEGYEVVLVNSNPATIMTDPETADRTYIEPLTPELVEKVIEKERPDALLPTMGGQTALNLAVALAKNGVLEKYGVELIGAKLPAIEKAEDRKLFGEAMARIGVAVCPSDTAESLEEAKAVARQIGTYPLIIRPAFTMGGSGGGIAYNQEEFEEMAQVGIDASPVSQILIDQSLLGWKEYELEVMRDLADNVVIICSIENLDPMGIHTGDSITVAPAQTLTDKEYQRLRDMAIKIIREIGVETGGSNIQFAVNPVNGDVVVIEMNPRVSRSSALSSKATGFPIAKMAAKLAVGYTLDEIKNDITKKTPASFEPTIDYVVTKIPRFAFEKFPGSDPVLTTQMKSVGEVMAIGRTFNESFQKALRSLETGRAGWGCDKAEKLPSGEQIRAQLRTPNPDRIFSVRHALQLGITAEEIYELTGIDPWFLDKFQQLLDVEKFLKRTPLQQLTKEQLYEVKRDGYSDRQIAYATKTTEDEVRAYRKSLGIIPVYKTVDTCAAEFEAFTPYYYSTYEEETEVLPATKPKVLILGGGPNRIGQGIEFDYCCCHAAYALKKAGYETIMVNSNPETVSTDYDTSDRLYFEPLTKEDVLNIIETENPVGVIIQFGGQTPLKLAIPLQEFLNNDTSGLLTKIWGTSPDSIDMAENRERFEKILQELNIAQPPNGIARSYEDALIVAKRIGYPVVVRPSYVLGGRAMEIVYSDSELERYMSFAVLIEPEHPILIDKFLENAIEVDVDAIADHTGRVVIGGIMEHIEQAGIHSGDSACSLPSISLSPAVLNQIRTWTVQLAQALSVVGLMNIQFAVVGASSYSPQVYILEANPRASRTVPFVSKATGIQLAKLASLIMSGKTLEELHFTEEVIPTHIAVKEAVLPFNKFPGTDTILGPEMRSTGEVMGIDSDFGRAFAKAELGAGERLPLSGTVFVSMSDRDKAAASGVVKEFIDLGFTVMATVGTRRVLLEQGLNIQLVLKLHEGRPHVLDAIKNQKIQLIINTPSGEEAHTDARLIRRTALAYKIPIITTIAGAKATVAAIRSLQNTTLDVKTIQEYCPIARE, from the coding sequence ATGCCCCGCCGTGATGACCTCCGGAAGATTCTACTGTTAGGCTCTGGCCCAATTGTGATTGGACAAGCCTGTGAGTTTGACTACTCTGGCACTCAAGCCTGTAAAGCGCTGCGAGAAGAAGGCTATGAAGTGGTTTTGGTCAACTCCAACCCTGCAACAATTATGACCGACCCAGAAACGGCCGATCGCACTTACATTGAGCCGTTAACTCCAGAATTGGTCGAAAAAGTCATTGAAAAAGAACGCCCTGATGCTCTCCTACCAACGATGGGAGGACAAACCGCCCTCAATCTCGCCGTTGCTTTAGCCAAAAATGGGGTGTTGGAAAAGTACGGCGTTGAGTTAATCGGCGCTAAACTACCAGCGATCGAAAAAGCCGAAGATCGAAAACTGTTTGGTGAAGCAATGGCAAGGATTGGGGTAGCTGTGTGTCCCAGCGATACAGCCGAATCTTTGGAAGAAGCCAAAGCTGTTGCCCGCCAGATTGGTACTTATCCCCTAATTATTCGTCCAGCTTTCACGATGGGTGGAAGTGGCGGCGGTATTGCTTACAACCAAGAAGAATTTGAAGAAATGGCACAGGTAGGTATAGATGCCAGCCCCGTTTCGCAAATTCTCATTGACCAGTCTTTACTCGGCTGGAAAGAATATGAACTCGAAGTAATGCGTGATTTGGCAGATAACGTGGTGATTATCTGCTCCATCGAAAACCTTGACCCTATGGGCATCCACACCGGAGACTCAATTACCGTCGCTCCCGCGCAAACCCTCACTGATAAAGAATATCAAAGGCTGCGGGATATGGCAATTAAAATCATCCGCGAGATCGGTGTGGAAACTGGCGGTTCTAATATTCAATTTGCCGTCAATCCGGTTAATGGGGATGTGGTTGTAATTGAGATGAACCCCCGCGTTTCCCGCAGTTCGGCTTTATCTTCCAAAGCCACGGGTTTTCCCATCGCCAAAATGGCCGCAAAATTGGCTGTGGGCTACACCTTGGATGAAATTAAAAATGACATCACCAAGAAAACTCCCGCGTCCTTTGAGCCGACAATTGACTATGTGGTGACAAAAATTCCCCGCTTCGCCTTTGAAAAATTCCCCGGATCTGATCCAGTACTGACAACCCAAATGAAATCTGTCGGGGAAGTAATGGCAATTGGGCGTACATTCAACGAATCCTTCCAAAAGGCGCTGCGATCGCTCGAAACCGGACGCGCTGGTTGGGGTTGCGACAAAGCCGAAAAATTACCCAGTGGTGAACAAATCCGCGCCCAACTGCGGACACCTAACCCCGATCGCATTTTCTCCGTGCGCCATGCCTTGCAACTAGGGATTACTGCTGAGGAAATCTACGAACTGACTGGTATTGATCCGTGGTTCCTAGATAAATTTCAGCAACTACTAGATGTTGAGAAATTTCTGAAGCGGACACCTTTGCAGCAGTTGACAAAAGAGCAACTTTATGAGGTGAAGCGGGACGGATATAGCGATCGCCAAATTGCCTATGCCACCAAAACCACCGAAGATGAAGTTCGCGCCTACCGCAAGTCACTAGGAATTATCCCAGTTTACAAAACCGTAGATACCTGCGCTGCTGAGTTTGAAGCGTTTACTCCCTACTATTATTCTACCTACGAAGAAGAAACAGAGGTTTTACCCGCAACCAAGCCAAAAGTATTGATTTTGGGTGGTGGCCCCAACCGGATTGGACAGGGAATTGAGTTTGATTATTGTTGTTGTCACGCCGCTTATGCTTTGAAGAAAGCGGGGTATGAGACGATTATGGTCAACTCTAACCCAGAGACGGTTTCGACCGACTACGATACCAGCGATCGCCTTTACTTTGAGCCTTTAACAAAAGAAGATGTTCTTAACATTATCGAAACTGAAAATCCAGTCGGGGTAATAATCCAGTTTGGCGGACAAACACCGCTAAAGTTGGCTATTCCTTTACAAGAGTTTCTTAACAATGACACTTCTGGACTCCTTACTAAAATTTGGGGTACATCGCCAGATTCCATCGACATGGCAGAAAACCGGGAGCGGTTTGAAAAGATTCTCCAAGAGTTGAATATTGCCCAACCGCCTAATGGTATTGCGCGGAGTTATGAAGACGCGCTGATTGTCGCCAAACGGATTGGCTATCCGGTGGTGGTGCGTCCCAGCTATGTGTTAGGGGGACGAGCGATGGAAATCGTCTATTCCGATTCTGAGTTGGAACGCTACATGAGCTTTGCGGTACTCATAGAACCAGAACATCCGATTTTGATTGATAAGTTTTTGGAAAATGCGATCGAAGTGGATGTAGATGCGATCGCCGATCATACCGGACGGGTGGTGATTGGTGGCATCATGGAACACATTGAGCAAGCGGGGATTCACTCAGGAGATTCCGCTTGTTCTTTACCTTCAATTTCTCTATCACCAGCAGTTCTCAATCAAATTCGCACATGGACGGTGCAGCTAGCGCAAGCGCTGTCAGTTGTGGGGTTGATGAATATCCAATTTGCCGTTGTCGGCGCAAGCAGTTATTCTCCCCAAGTTTACATTTTAGAAGCCAACCCCCGCGCTTCCCGCACAGTCCCATTTGTTTCTAAAGCAACGGGCATACAGTTGGCAAAACTAGCGTCCTTAATTATGTCGGGTAAAACTTTAGAGGAGCTACATTTTACCGAGGAAGTTATTCCGACACATATTGCTGTAAAAGAAGCAGTATTACCCTTTAATAAATTCCCCGGAACTGATACAATATTGGGCCCAGAAATGAGATCCACTGGTGAGGTGATGGGGATTGACAGCGACTTTGGCCGGGCCTTTGCCAAAGCAGAATTAGGTGCTGGGGAGCGTTTACCGCTAAGTGGAACTGTATTTGTATCAATGAGCGATCGCGATAAAGCTGCTGCCAGTGGTGTGGTGAAAGAGTTTATCGATTTGGGCTTTACAGTGATGGCTACCGTTGGTACACGGCGAGTTCTTCTCGAACAAGGGTTAAATATTCAATTAGTGTTAAAACTCCACGAAGGCCGTCCCCACGTCCTAGATGCAATCAAAAACCAGAAAATCCAACTTATTATCAACACACCTTCAGGAGAAGAAGCCCACACTGATGCTAGGTTAATTCGCCGCACAGCTTTAGCTTACAAAATTCCCATAATTACTACCATCGCGGGCGCGAAAGCTACCGTCGCCGCCATCCGTTCTTTACAAAATACGACTTTGGACGTAAAAACCATTCAAGAGTATTGCCCGATTGCGAGGGAGTAG
- a CDS encoding Dps family protein — translation MSETQTLLRNFGNVYDNPVLLDHSVTAPVTEGFNVVLASFQALYLQYQKHHFVVEGSEFYSLHEFFNESYNQVQDHVHEIGERLDGLGGVPVATFSKLAELTCFEQESEGVYSSRQMVENDLAAEQAIIGVIRRQAAQAESLGDRGTRYLYEKILLKTEERAYHLSHFLAKDSLTLGFVQAAQS, via the coding sequence ATGTCTGAAACACAAACTTTGTTACGGAATTTTGGTAATGTATATGACAACCCTGTGTTGTTGGATCACAGCGTAACTGCTCCAGTTACAGAAGGATTCAACGTTGTATTAGCTAGTTTCCAGGCACTATACTTGCAGTACCAAAAGCATCATTTTGTAGTTGAAGGCTCAGAATTTTACTCTCTGCATGAGTTTTTTAACGAAAGTTACAACCAAGTACAAGACCACGTTCATGAAATTGGAGAACGTTTGGATGGACTGGGTGGTGTGCCAGTAGCGACCTTCAGCAAATTAGCAGAATTAACCTGTTTTGAACAAGAATCGGAAGGCGTATATTCCTCTCGCCAAATGGTGGAAAATGACCTCGCTGCGGAACAAGCAATCATTGGCGTAATTCGGCGTCAAGCTGCTCAGGCAGAGAGTTTAGGCGATCGGGGAACACGCTATCTGTACGAAAAGATTTTGTTGAAAACTGAGGAACGTGCATATCATTTGTCTCACTTCCTCGCCAAAGACAGCTTAACCTTAGGGTTTGTTCAAGCTGCTCAAAGCTAA
- a CDS encoding ribbon-helix-helix protein, CopG family — MSNLSVQLPDSLYKSLQELAKQDGISIDQFVATAVAEKIAALTTEIYLGELAKQGSREKYDAVLAKVPDIEPESYDRLPTA, encoded by the coding sequence ATGAGCAACCTCAGCGTCCAGCTTCCTGACTCTTTGTACAAAAGTTTGCAGGAACTTGCCAAACAAGACGGCATTTCTATCGATCAGTTTGTGGCGACAGCAGTTGCGGAAAAAATCGCTGCACTCACAACTGAAATTTATTTAGGGGAGTTAGCAAAGCAAGGCAGTCGAGAAAAATACGACGCAGTTTTAGCTAAAGTACCAGATATTGAACCGGAATCTTACGATCGCTTACCTACAGCTTAA
- a CDS encoding Asr1405/Asl0597 family protein has translation MKSYSSEIESNHLVEVNWADRWQVYQRLKELDIPCSCQANQPLQVEIGSPMTVVQLWSVIRRLTASRQDQIWTLEHCWKSRYQQF, from the coding sequence TTGAAATCATATAGTTCAGAAATAGAAAGCAACCACCTTGTAGAGGTGAATTGGGCAGATCGCTGGCAAGTCTATCAACGCCTAAAGGAGTTAGACATTCCCTGTAGTTGTCAGGCTAACCAGCCATTGCAAGTTGAAATTGGCTCTCCTATGACAGTTGTTCAACTTTGGAGTGTGATCCGGCGATTAACAGCCTCTCGTCAAGACCAGATTTGGACTCTTGAGCATTGCTGGAAAAGTCGCTACCAACAGTTCTAA
- a CDS encoding (2Fe-2S) ferredoxin domain-containing protein, with the protein MGASHSMEVSEFCLEGRFIDFVIKDGYKLKGLILGTHEGESYIKLAKNLRAAFDLRLPPGTWLQVVGYKKHDLKDGTVTLKAERVMAARSQMVIQTPTPVQEPPSIDNAKVKPAKTKATILVCQKSDCMKRGGKAVCQALEAALSDRGLEDQVTIKGTGCMKNCKAGPNLVMPDKTRHSRIQATQVPALMDKHFGDKSLEAQPDNLREAAILNAKFC; encoded by the coding sequence ATGGGTGCATCTCACAGTATGGAAGTATCGGAGTTTTGCCTTGAGGGCAGATTTATAGATTTTGTTATTAAAGATGGCTATAAGCTTAAAGGCTTAATTCTGGGGACTCATGAGGGTGAGTCTTATATTAAACTCGCTAAAAATTTACGGGCTGCTTTTGACTTGCGCTTACCACCAGGGACTTGGCTGCAAGTTGTTGGTTACAAAAAACATGATTTGAAAGATGGCACTGTTACTCTGAAGGCTGAACGGGTGATGGCGGCGCGTTCTCAGATGGTGATTCAGACGCCTACGCCAGTGCAAGAACCCCCATCTATTGATAATGCCAAGGTAAAACCAGCTAAAACTAAAGCCACGATTTTGGTCTGTCAAAAGTCTGATTGCATGAAACGCGGTGGTAAAGCAGTTTGTCAGGCGTTGGAGGCGGCTTTAAGCGATCGCGGTTTAGAAGACCAAGTTACAATCAAGGGCACTGGTTGTATGAAGAATTGTAAAGCTGGGCCAAACTTAGTTATGCCAGATAAAACCCGCCATAGCCGAATTCAAGCTACACAGGTTCCGGCGTTGATGGATAAGCATTTTGGTGACAAGAGTTTAGAAGCACAGCCTGACAATTTAAGGGAAGCAGCGATATTGAATGCTAAGTTTTGCTGA
- a CDS encoding pentapeptide repeat-containing protein: protein MSNTSGFSVSKPVALWNKPINADFKELFKSLGKGVINGVLGQWGEVAKDAVEATAALGLGSAPEEVAWLLIYCSLKEAIESLVKGNQELLFEKPNESDLDLLCDRLNDSLESIELRIDQDFFSRPKDLPILEAIKTAFADWLKYFSVNEAQAVTISHRLPTYFVYALHEEWAKNPKKYACLKEELDTPFTQANEREQSWQRYLAWLQKQVEEPMLLEAFGLKQVYVPLHAFYKQKVAGEKSEEFERRVREDEKYQRIVLDLETELEAWLEKSDRNDAIRVISGGPGSGKSSFAKIFAANQAEKGKIPVLFIPLHHFEPSDDLVEAVGKFVRDDGFLRHNPLDKDKADSRLLIIFDGLDELAMQGKIATEIAQQFVREVQRKVERFNVRETCLQVLIGGRELVVQANSSDFRQPQQILHILPYFVSEDERKNYIDNQNLLQQDQRQIWWQKYGNASGRGYDCLPKELNQDNLTEITAQPLLNYLVALSFDQQNKFPTDGNLNAIYANLLAAVYQRGWAGYQHPAIRGIEEKDFVRILEEIALASWHGDGRTTTVREIEAHCEHSSLKSLLDKFQESAKLGVTRLLTAFYFRESGVKEQEKTFEFTHKSFGEYLTAKRIVREVRLIDKKLKDRQDDPDEGWDEREALKRWAILCGASHIDEYLFKFVADEMRLQNPSDVSNWQQTLCHLIGFMLRHGMPMERLTPRPDFQEENRQARNAEEALLAVLNACARVTKTVSKIQWHTPEAFGIWISRLQGQRRGADNVLILNCLSLLNLSECILHQRDFYNANLEGANLFNTRLAYANFVGANLKDVNLQAAWLVAANFEDANLEGTNLEGANLEGANLKGANLEGANLQQGNIEGANLQWANLQRANLEGAYLQRANLQRVNLQGANLQRVNLQGAYLQRANLVGANLVGANLVGANLEWPRLKPANFEGENLADLNENSGSDSDE from the coding sequence ATGAGCAATACCTCTGGATTTTCAGTCAGCAAACCTGTTGCATTATGGAATAAACCCATTAACGCTGACTTTAAAGAACTATTCAAATCACTAGGAAAAGGTGTGATAAATGGGGTCTTAGGTCAGTGGGGAGAGGTAGCCAAAGATGCAGTAGAAGCTACAGCAGCACTAGGTTTAGGATCAGCACCAGAGGAAGTTGCTTGGTTACTAATTTATTGTTCTTTGAAAGAAGCAATAGAGAGTTTGGTAAAAGGAAATCAAGAGTTACTGTTTGAAAAACCAAACGAGAGTGATCTTGACCTATTGTGCGATCGCCTCAACGATTCCCTAGAAAGTATAGAATTGCGTATTGACCAAGATTTTTTTAGCCGTCCCAAAGATTTGCCGATTCTGGAAGCGATTAAAACTGCTTTTGCCGACTGGTTAAAATACTTTAGCGTCAATGAAGCCCAGGCAGTAACAATTAGTCATCGTCTTCCTACCTATTTTGTGTATGCCCTACATGAAGAGTGGGCAAAAAATCCCAAAAAATATGCTTGTTTAAAAGAAGAACTGGATACCCCCTTTACTCAAGCCAATGAACGGGAACAGTCATGGCAGCGTTATTTAGCTTGGCTACAAAAACAGGTTGAAGAACCGATGCTTTTAGAAGCCTTTGGTTTAAAACAGGTTTATGTTCCTTTGCACGCCTTCTATAAGCAGAAAGTTGCGGGTGAAAAATCAGAAGAATTTGAACGCCGGGTGAGAGAAGATGAGAAATATCAGCGAATTGTTCTTGACTTAGAAACTGAACTAGAAGCTTGGTTAGAAAAAAGCGATCGTAACGATGCCATTAGAGTGATTAGTGGTGGCCCAGGAAGTGGTAAATCTTCCTTTGCCAAAATCTTTGCAGCTAATCAAGCAGAAAAAGGGAAAATTCCGGTTTTATTTATTCCTTTGCACCATTTTGAACCCTCGGATGATTTAGTTGAGGCAGTTGGTAAGTTTGTCCGAGACGATGGCTTTCTCAGACATAATCCGCTAGATAAAGATAAGGCTGATTCCCGCTTACTGATTATCTTCGATGGTTTAGATGAGCTTGCCATGCAGGGTAAAATTGCCACTGAAATTGCTCAACAATTTGTGCGGGAAGTCCAAAGAAAAGTAGAGCGATTTAATGTGCGTGAAACTTGCTTACAAGTATTAATCGGCGGACGAGAACTGGTAGTGCAAGCAAATAGTAGCGACTTTCGCCAACCACAGCAAATATTGCATATTTTGCCTTATTTTGTTAGTGAAGATGAGAGAAAAAATTACATTGACAATCAAAACTTGTTGCAGCAAGATCAACGTCAGATTTGGTGGCAGAAATACGGCAATGCTAGCGGACGGGGATATGATTGCTTACCAAAAGAGTTAAACCAAGATAACCTGACAGAAATTACTGCCCAACCCTTGCTCAATTACTTGGTAGCATTGAGTTTCGACCAGCAAAATAAATTTCCTACAGACGGCAACCTGAATGCAATTTATGCAAATTTGCTCGCAGCAGTTTATCAGCGCGGTTGGGCTGGTTATCAACATCCGGCTATTCGTGGAATTGAGGAAAAAGACTTTGTTCGCATCCTCGAAGAAATAGCTTTAGCTTCCTGGCATGGAGATGGACGAACAACAACAGTCAGAGAGATTGAAGCCCATTGTGAACACAGTAGTTTAAAGAGTCTTTTAGACAAGTTTCAGGAAAGTGCCAAATTAGGCGTAACTCGTCTTTTGACTGCCTTTTATTTTCGTGAGAGTGGAGTTAAGGAACAGGAAAAAACTTTTGAATTTACTCACAAGAGTTTTGGTGAATATTTGACAGCAAAACGCATCGTGCGAGAAGTTAGGCTCATTGATAAAAAGCTGAAGGATCGCCAGGATGATCCAGATGAGGGATGGGATGAACGCGAGGCTTTAAAAAGGTGGGCAATTCTCTGCGGTGCATCCCATATAGATGAATACCTTTTTAAGTTTGTTGCGGATGAAATGCGTTTACAGAATCCATCGGATGTTAGCAATTGGCAGCAGACATTATGCCATCTGATTGGTTTTATGTTGCGTCATGGAATGCCGATGGAACGCTTAACTCCCAGACCTGATTTTCAAGAAGAAAATAGACAAGCACGAAATGCAGAAGAAGCGTTGTTGGCTGTCTTAAATGCTTGCGCTAGAGTGACAAAGACAGTTTCAAAGATTCAATGGCATACTCCTGAAGCTTTCGGTATCTGGATTTCCCGCTTGCAAGGGCAAAGAAGAGGCGCTGATAATGTACTTATATTGAACTGTCTTAGCTTATTGAACTTATCAGAATGTATTTTGCATCAAAGAGACTTTTATAATGCCAATCTTGAAGGAGCAAATTTATTTAATACACGTCTTGCTTACGCTAATTTCGTCGGAGCCAACTTGAAGGATGTAAATCTTCAAGCAGCATGGCTTGTAGCAGCAAATTTTGAAGACGCGAATCTTGAAGGTACAAATCTTGAAGGCGCAAATCTTGAAGGCGCAAATCTTAAAGGCGCAAATCTTGAAGGCGCAAATCTTCAACAGGGAAATATTGAAGGCGCGAATCTTCAATGGGCGAATCTTCAACGAGCTAATCTTGAAGGGGCGTACCTTCAACGGGCAAATCTTCAACGGGTGAACCTTCAAGGGGCGAATCTTCAACGGGTGAATCTTCAAGGGGCGTATCTTCAACGGGCGAATCTTGTAGGGGCGAATCTTGTAGGGGCGAATCTTGTAGGGGCGAATCTTGAATGGCCAAGACTTAAACCAGCAAATTTTGAGGGCGAAAATTTAGCAGACTTGAATGAGAATTCAGGTTCAGACTCCGATGAATGA